Proteins encoded within one genomic window of Candidatus Thermodiscus eudorianus:
- a CDS encoding class I SAM-dependent methyltransferase — translation MGKGHVIRERYEATAKGYDELYRAEQYEKYSVALRRVPPRGRVLDAGCGTGLLAEYMRLAGYLDRVDLYVCMDYSWSMLEIARWRLSHICPGRCVAVEGNVLEIPFGDESFDTVYSFTVLDLVDSVRRAVGELRRVSRGPVVVSLLKSLPHKDLLLLDGYPLLGTTSKDALFRLDPPRA, via the coding sequence GTGGGTAAGGGTCACGTTATAAGGGAGAGGTATGAGGCGACCGCCAAAGGGTACGATGAGCTGTATAGGGCGGAGCAGTATGAGAAGTATAGCGTCGCCCTGAGGAGGGTCCCTCCCCGGGGCAGGGTCCTCGACGCTGGATGCGGCACGGGGCTCCTGGCCGAGTACATGAGGCTCGCCGGCTACCTGGACAGGGTGGATCTCTACGTCTGCATGGACTATAGCTGGAGCATGCTGGAGATAGCCAGGTGGAGGCTCAGCCATATATGCCCGGGTAGGTGTGTGGCCGTCGAGGGCAACGTATTGGAGATCCCATTCGGGGACGAGAGCTTCGACACGGTCTACAGCTTCACGGTGCTCGACCTGGTCGACAGCGTTAGGAGGGCTGTGGGGGAGTTGAGGAGGGTCTCCCGGGGCCCCGTAGTCGTGTCGCTCCTGAAATCCCTGCCCCACAAGGATCTGCTACTCCTCGACGGGTACCCCCTGCTTGGGACCACCTCAAAGGACGCCTTGTTCAGGCTAGACCCGCCTAGGGCCTAG
- a CDS encoding NAD(P)-binding domain-containing protein: MVQKPRVFVTRQIPEPGLERIREYYDVDVWSEYTAPPYEVLLEKAREYDALVTLLTDRVDCNLIKEGQPRLRIIAQYAVGFDNIDLECATKYGVYVTNTPGVLTEAVADFTWGLILAVTRRIVEADGFVRSGEWHKTGTGWHPLMMLGFEVNGKTLGIIGMGRIGRAVAERAKGFNMKILYYDSRRLPREEEERLNARYATLEELLRESDIVSLHVPLTKETYHLIGERELKMMKKTAYLINTARGKVVDNMALAKALEEGWIAGAGIDVFEQEPLPPDHPLTKLKNVVLAPHAASATTETRTRMAMLVADNLIAFLKGEVPPTLVNREVVNVRKPGFNK, from the coding sequence ATGGTTCAGAAGCCAAGGGTTTTCGTGACTAGGCAGATCCCGGAGCCCGGGCTGGAGAGGATCCGGGAATACTACGATGTAGACGTCTGGAGCGAATACACGGCGCCGCCCTACGAGGTCCTCCTGGAGAAGGCCCGCGAGTACGACGCCCTGGTCACACTACTTACTGACAGGGTCGACTGCAACCTGATCAAGGAGGGCCAGCCCCGGCTGAGGATAATTGCGCAGTACGCCGTGGGATTCGATAACATAGACCTGGAGTGCGCCACAAAGTATGGGGTATACGTGACTAACACGCCCGGGGTATTGACGGAGGCTGTAGCCGACTTCACATGGGGGCTCATACTGGCTGTCACCAGGAGGATCGTAGAGGCCGACGGCTTCGTTAGGAGCGGCGAGTGGCACAAGACGGGGACGGGATGGCACCCGCTCATGATGCTCGGCTTCGAGGTCAACGGCAAGACGCTGGGCATAATAGGCATGGGACGCATAGGGAGGGCCGTGGCCGAGAGGGCTAAAGGCTTCAACATGAAGATCCTATACTACGATTCGAGGCGCCTGCCGCGCGAGGAAGAGGAGAGGCTCAACGCCAGATACGCCACCCTCGAAGAACTACTCAGGGAGTCGGACATCGTCTCGCTACACGTACCGTTGACGAAGGAGACCTACCATTTGATAGGCGAGCGGGAGCTCAAGATGATGAAGAAGACAGCGTACCTAATCAACACGGCCCGAGGGAAGGTTGTAGACAACATGGCTCTAGCCAAGGCCCTTGAGGAGGGATGGATCGCCGGCGCCGGTATAGACGTGTTCGAGCAGGAGCCACTGCCCCCAGACCATCCCCTCACGAAGCTTAAGAACGTCGTGCTGGCTCCTCACGCCGCGAGCGCTACCACAGAGACGAGGACGAGGATGGCCATGCTCGTAGCCGATAACTTGATCGCCTTCCTCAAGGGAGAGGTGCCTCCTACGCTCGTGAACAGGGAGGTCGTCAATGTGAGGAAGCCCGGCTTCAACAAGTAA
- a CDS encoding metallophosphoesterase translates to MLVGVMSDSHDNLANVRRAAGVFNELGVDLVIHLGDIVAPFTLIELAGSLKARVEAVYGNNCGEKEGLRRAASKVGAGIREPPYTLTLDGRRILLLHGFGSPENTVEIVDALAESRRWDAVLYGHTHDSDLRYKRGVLVLNPGETGGWLGEPSVAVLDTSTLKARIIWLDKR, encoded by the coding sequence GTGCTGGTAGGTGTAATGAGTGACTCCCACGACAACCTAGCGAATGTCAGAAGGGCTGCAGGAGTGTTCAACGAGCTCGGAGTGGACCTGGTAATACACCTAGGAGACATAGTCGCGCCCTTCACACTGATAGAGCTAGCCGGGAGCCTCAAGGCCAGGGTAGAAGCGGTCTACGGTAATAACTGCGGCGAGAAGGAGGGTCTGAGGAGGGCTGCTTCAAAGGTGGGAGCCGGGATCCGGGAGCCGCCCTACACTCTTACACTAGACGGCAGGAGGATACTCCTGCTACACGGTTTCGGGTCGCCCGAGAATACCGTTGAGATAGTCGATGCACTGGCGGAGTCGCGGAGGTGGGACGCGGTATTGTATGGTCACACCCACGATAGCGATCTACGCTACAAGAGGGGAGTCCTGGTATTGAATCCCGGCGAGACCGGGGGCTGGCTCGGGGAGCCCAGCGTAGCAGTGCTGGATACGAGCACGTTGAAGGCGAGGATAATTTGGCTGGACAAGAGGTAA
- a CDS encoding GIY-YIG nuclease family protein, giving the protein MRGSCSEIPPCRGVYVYLFQVEEGLEAAVGGLGPQRFPPGVYAYVGSARGPGGVRARVCRHMAREKRLRWHIDYVSARAEPVGVFYSCDSDCSEGSLALECSRLLTPWIRGFGSSDDSVAETHLYRCRGLRECLEGVQRCFEAMGCSPAYRLLARGSSS; this is encoded by the coding sequence TTGCGCGGCTCGTGCAGCGAGATACCACCTTGCAGGGGCGTCTACGTGTACCTCTTCCAGGTGGAGGAGGGGCTGGAGGCGGCTGTGGGAGGCCTCGGCCCCCAGAGATTCCCGCCCGGTGTCTACGCCTACGTTGGGAGTGCGAGGGGCCCTGGAGGGGTTAGGGCTAGGGTCTGTAGGCATATGGCTCGGGAGAAGAGGCTTAGGTGGCACATAGACTACGTGTCTGCCAGGGCCGAGCCCGTAGGAGTCTTCTACTCCTGTGACAGCGACTGTAGCGAGGGGTCTCTAGCCCTGGAGTGCAGCAGGCTCCTGACCCCGTGGATCAGGGGGTTTGGATCGAGCGATGATAGCGTTGCCGAGACTCACTTGTACAGGTGCCGTGGGCTCCGGGAGTGCCTGGAGGGTGTGCAGAGGTGTTTCGAGGCCATGGGGTGTAGCCCGGCCTATAGGCTCCTGGCTAGAGGCTCCTCCTCTTGA
- a CDS encoding nucleotidyltransferase domain-containing protein, with protein MTPRPAYPGVEVEYDEWRWRVLAEKRAKAVKIMEALRPLRVEVIVHGSIARGDVDRDSDVDVVVVEPVSPGIVELLLERAGYRVRYREIVQATPNYTPKVYFYLDEAEEQVVSVPLAVLKPREREFYRWGGELGLEGVRAGKRVPGVNKDLVLIIPTERGHVEVELEGNERLAAKLTGVSLETVEERIRVLSRRREHGRTGVFVKRPVPPGKSVEEVVEEVARENPYFRRALGPRRV; from the coding sequence ATGACGCCTAGACCCGCATATCCCGGCGTCGAGGTCGAGTATGACGAGTGGAGGTGGAGGGTTCTAGCAGAGAAGAGGGCTAAGGCCGTGAAGATCATGGAGGCTCTCAGGCCCCTGCGCGTCGAGGTCATAGTCCACGGTAGCATAGCCCGGGGCGACGTTGACAGGGACTCGGACGTCGACGTCGTGGTCGTCGAGCCCGTCTCCCCAGGCATCGTGGAACTCCTGCTTGAGAGGGCCGGCTATAGGGTTAGATATAGGGAGATCGTGCAGGCGACGCCCAACTATACCCCAAAGGTCTACTTCTACCTGGATGAGGCGGAGGAGCAGGTCGTCAGCGTCCCCCTGGCGGTTTTGAAGCCGAGGGAGAGGGAGTTCTATAGGTGGGGCGGGGAGCTGGGCCTGGAGGGGGTCCGGGCGGGCAAGAGGGTCCCCGGGGTCAACAAGGACCTCGTACTCATTATACCGACCGAGAGGGGGCATGTCGAGGTCGAGCTTGAGGGTAACGAGAGGCTGGCGGCTAAGCTGACCGGCGTGAGCCTTGAGACCGTCGAGGAGAGGATACGGGTGTTGTCGAGGCGCAGGGAGCACGGCAGGACGGGGGTATTCGTCAAGAGGCCCGTCCCCCCGGGCAAGAGCGTTGAGGAGGTAGTCGAGGAGGTCGCCAGGGAGAACCCCTACTTCAGGAGGGCCCTAGGCCCTAGGCGGGTCTAG
- a CDS encoding NAD(P)H-hydrate dehydratase, whose protein sequence is MPQGFYVVGEDEVEAISVEDMRAYELNGVSLGIPLLLMMENAGRSVADYIEYRLGGVKGKRIAVIAGKGGNAGDGFVAARHLAGRGARVQVHLAYPPTEVIHEDARLNLEALLRMDSVGIVKPMARGWLEVDDSDVVVDALLGTGVRGSLRSPVKEAVEAFNKAPGLRVSIDAPTGVDPDTGAAVDEAARADATVTMHKVKRGLLKARLYTGELVVAYIGLTRDAEYYAGPGDVAARIPRRPRDSHKGVGGRVLVVAGSKYYVGAPLLTALSAARTGVDLVYLASPREIAFTAASKCSTVIPYPLRGETLSREDLEGIASMMERVHAVAIGPGLGREEETLEAAARIIELAVEKRVPLVVDADGLRAVAESGTSLAETVVLTPHRGEARLLSGVDAAPLEQARSISRRLGATVLVKAPRDAACSAEGLCRENRSGVAAMSVGGTGDVLTGVIAGIMAKRNSILGDPSPLNSAITGAYLVGRAGELAYGRLGESLTALDIVEVIPGLLRDPLQA, encoded by the coding sequence TTGCCGCAGGGATTCTACGTGGTAGGCGAGGATGAGGTAGAGGCTATCTCGGTAGAGGATATGAGGGCCTACGAGCTAAACGGCGTCTCCCTAGGCATACCACTACTCCTAATGATGGAGAACGCGGGCAGGAGCGTCGCCGACTACATAGAGTACAGGCTAGGCGGCGTGAAGGGGAAGAGGATAGCGGTCATAGCAGGGAAGGGGGGCAACGCCGGGGACGGGTTCGTAGCCGCCAGACACCTAGCCGGTAGGGGGGCCCGGGTCCAGGTACACCTGGCATATCCCCCCACCGAGGTCATCCACGAGGATGCAAGGCTCAACCTAGAAGCCCTCCTGAGGATGGACTCCGTGGGGATAGTGAAGCCCATGGCCCGGGGCTGGCTAGAGGTCGACGACTCAGACGTGGTGGTCGACGCGCTCCTTGGAACCGGGGTCAGAGGGTCCCTCAGGAGCCCGGTCAAGGAGGCGGTGGAAGCCTTCAACAAGGCCCCGGGGCTCCGGGTCTCAATCGACGCCCCCACAGGCGTGGACCCCGACACGGGGGCGGCTGTGGATGAGGCGGCGAGGGCTGACGCAACGGTTACAATGCACAAGGTCAAGAGGGGCCTGTTGAAGGCTAGGCTCTACACGGGAGAGCTGGTGGTCGCCTACATAGGGCTGACCAGGGACGCCGAATACTATGCCGGGCCAGGCGACGTAGCCGCCAGGATACCGCGGAGGCCCAGGGACTCCCATAAGGGCGTCGGCGGGAGGGTGCTGGTCGTGGCCGGGAGCAAGTACTATGTCGGGGCGCCGCTCCTCACAGCCCTATCCGCCGCGAGGACCGGCGTGGACCTGGTCTACCTAGCCTCCCCACGGGAGATAGCCTTCACAGCAGCGTCCAAGTGTAGCACCGTGATACCATACCCGCTGCGGGGAGAGACCCTCTCAAGAGAGGACCTAGAGGGGATAGCTAGCATGATGGAGAGGGTCCATGCGGTGGCAATCGGCCCCGGCCTGGGGAGGGAGGAGGAGACCCTTGAGGCCGCCGCCAGGATAATAGAGTTGGCGGTCGAGAAGAGGGTCCCTCTAGTCGTAGACGCCGATGGCCTGAGGGCGGTGGCAGAGTCCGGCACTAGCCTGGCCGAAACCGTAGTCCTCACACCACACCGCGGGGAGGCGAGGCTCTTATCGGGCGTCGACGCCGCCCCGCTGGAGCAGGCCAGGAGCATAAGCAGGAGGCTGGGGGCTACTGTGTTGGTGAAGGCCCCGAGGGATGCCGCGTGTAGTGCCGAGGGGCTGTGCAGGGAGAATAGGAGTGGAGTCGCCGCGATGAGTGTGGGTGGCACGGGGGACGTGTTGACCGGCGTCATAGCCGGGATAATGGCGAAGCGCAACAGCATACTCGGGGACCCGTCGCCCCTTAACTCGGCTATAACAGGGGCCTACCTGGTTGGCCGTGCTGGAGAACTGGCCTATGGGAGGCTCGGGGAGTCGTTGACCGCCCTCGACATAGTTGAGGTGATACCCGGCTTGTTGCGTGACCCGTTGCAGGCCTAG
- a CDS encoding DUF2283 domain-containing protein has translation MAEDRFREYEEALSRVSELKIGDLRKLWIEYDKQNDILYFVFSDEEPDESIMIEDDIIVSLKGDRLVSISVYNFSKRVNL, from the coding sequence ATGGCCGAGGATAGGTTTAGGGAGTACGAGGAGGCGTTGTCCCGTGTCAGCGAGTTGAAGATAGGCGATTTGAGGAAGCTCTGGATCGAGTATGATAAGCAGAACGATATACTCTACTTCGTATTCAGCGACGAGGAGCCCGATGAGAGCATAATGATCGAGGACGACATTATAGTGAGCCTCAAAGGCGATAGACTCGTGAGCATCTCGGTCTACAACTTCTCGAAGCGGGTAAACCTCTAG
- a CDS encoding Mov34/MPN/PAD-1 family protein, protein MAGQEVIELDGLKRLLEVIAADSSVEHIGLLFGRGSRVLVYVPLRNVYGARDRFQGDAWDIVVAFTMAERYGLELVAVYHNHPCGEPRPSKYDLEGMKRWPYIWVIASKREIRAWKQTSRGLVEVGVTG, encoded by the coding sequence TTGGCTGGACAAGAGGTAATCGAGCTCGACGGCTTGAAGAGGCTGTTGGAGGTCATAGCAGCCGACTCCAGCGTCGAGCACATCGGGCTACTCTTCGGTAGAGGCTCCCGCGTCCTAGTCTACGTTCCATTGAGGAACGTGTATGGTGCCAGGGACAGGTTCCAGGGAGACGCCTGGGATATAGTCGTGGCCTTCACCATGGCCGAGAGGTACGGGTTGGAGCTTGTAGCTGTATACCACAACCACCCCTGCGGGGAGCCAAGGCCGAGCAAATACGACCTTGAGGGGATGAAGCGGTGGCCATATATATGGGTCATCGCATCGAAGAGGGAGATAAGGGCCTGGAAGCAGACCAGCAGGGGCCTCGTCGAAGTGGGTGTAACCGGGTAA
- a CDS encoding PfkB family carbohydrate kinase — MYRALVVSPPTIDVLETGCRAGGPALYAGYAFRELGVEPYAIGPVGHATMEVVGVERGLGVRRAGYMVVGPGMVFEISYEGPSRTIRARSSVPVIDAGQVLSVARSVGPLDVALVSPVYGEEYGGLPLLLQGYSRIVALDVQGYSRRGLLYPGGMGVVQVVHASEGEAPYTPGTWLFLLTRGPGRVDVYMYGRLLGGVDPPGGVLEDPTGAGDAFTAAFLGYMLRGYGVEDSVALASEIVPSLLEEVHEAAWIGDCSV, encoded by the coding sequence TTGTATAGGGCGCTGGTGGTCTCGCCGCCTACAATCGACGTGTTGGAGACTGGTTGCCGGGCTGGGGGCCCCGCGCTATACGCCGGGTACGCCTTCAGGGAGTTAGGCGTGGAGCCCTATGCTATCGGCCCTGTTGGACACGCCACCATGGAGGTTGTCGGGGTCGAGCGGGGGCTTGGGGTACGCAGGGCTGGGTACATGGTTGTGGGGCCGGGCATGGTGTTTGAGATCTCCTATGAGGGTCCCTCAAGGACCATAAGGGCCAGGTCTTCGGTCCCAGTGATCGATGCCGGACAAGTTCTGAGTGTTGCTAGGAGTGTGGGCCCTCTTGACGTGGCTTTGGTGAGCCCGGTTTACGGGGAAGAGTATGGAGGGCTCCCGCTGCTCCTACAGGGCTACTCTAGGATTGTGGCCTTGGACGTGCAGGGGTACTCTAGGAGGGGCCTCCTCTACCCCGGGGGCATGGGAGTGGTGCAGGTGGTTCATGCCAGCGAGGGCGAAGCCCCCTATACGCCTGGGACCTGGCTTTTCCTACTGACCCGGGGGCCCGGGAGGGTTGACGTGTACATGTACGGGCGCCTCCTCGGGGGTGTTGATCCCCCTGGTGGGGTGTTGGAGGACCCGACGGGTGCTGGCGACGCGTTTACGGCCGCCTTCCTGGGCTATATGCTCCGTGGGTATGGTGTGGAGGATTCCGTGGCGCTGGCCTCCGAGATAGTCCCCTCTCTCCTGGAGGAGGTGCATGAGGCCGCGTGGATCGGGGATTGCAGTGTATAG
- a CDS encoding cysteine hydrolase: protein MVEVPEYSVVDRVELPADKTAVIVVDMQNDFVKPEGKLHVPRAMETVEPIRRLLDKARRAGARIFYTQDTHYDDDPEYGIWGEHVRYGTWGWQIIDELKPQPGDIVLVKTRYDGFYGTPLDDLLRVYGIEYTVIVGTVANICVLHTAASAALRWYKVVVPVDGISALTDFDMHATLRQISWLYKGIIVESVEGITFTGRGR, encoded by the coding sequence ATGGTCGAGGTCCCCGAGTACAGTGTCGTCGACAGGGTCGAGCTCCCAGCCGATAAGACCGCCGTGATAGTCGTAGACATGCAGAACGACTTCGTCAAGCCTGAGGGCAAGCTCCACGTGCCCAGGGCCATGGAGACGGTGGAGCCTATAAGGAGGCTGTTGGACAAGGCCCGGCGCGCCGGGGCCAGGATCTTCTACACCCAAGACACCCACTACGACGATGACCCGGAGTACGGGATCTGGGGCGAGCACGTCCGCTACGGGACCTGGGGCTGGCAGATCATAGACGAGCTAAAGCCCCAGCCGGGGGACATAGTGCTCGTCAAGACCAGGTACGACGGCTTCTACGGCACGCCCCTCGACGACCTACTCAGGGTGTATGGGATCGAGTACACGGTGATCGTCGGCACGGTAGCCAACATATGCGTGCTACACACGGCGGCGAGCGCGGCGCTTAGATGGTACAAGGTGGTGGTCCCGGTGGACGGTATAAGCGCCCTGACAGACTTCGACATGCACGCCACGCTAAGACAGATAAGCTGGCTGTATAAGGGCATAATCGTGGAGTCCGTCGAAGGCATAACCTTCACCGGGAGGGGCCGATGA
- a CDS encoding PHP domain-containing protein: MVAAHPFHPVRSSIGLKILKKYRFFDAVEVWNARGPPCLNTPAIILAHKRGIPGTSGSDAHVHRELGTTPIVLPEEPTGVDDVLEWIRKRRVKPTYRPVRLTAIPYILAWSVKRRSL, from the coding sequence ATGGTGGCAGCGCACCCGTTCCACCCTGTCAGGAGCAGCATCGGGCTAAAGATCCTCAAGAAATACAGGTTCTTCGACGCGGTAGAGGTCTGGAACGCCCGCGGGCCCCCCTGCCTGAACACACCGGCTATCATACTAGCCCATAAACGGGGGATCCCAGGGACCAGCGGGTCAGACGCCCACGTCCACAGGGAGCTGGGGACCACGCCCATAGTACTCCCAGAGGAGCCCACGGGAGTCGACGACGTGCTGGAGTGGATCAGGAAGAGACGCGTTAAGCCGACCTACAGGCCGGTTAGGCTCACAGCCATACCCTACATCCTGGCCTGGAGCGTCAAGAGGAGGAGCCTCTAG
- a CDS encoding HAD-IB family phosphatase produces MARRVKIVLFDMDGVLVRIHSSWEYLHRRFGVLEEAKRVMREFLEGKIDYIEWMRRDTELWVKKKGRVHIRELIEEFNNVEIDPEVPVVGSGLHKRGILVGIVSGGIDLLARRVARVIGADVWVANKLEFDKRGYLKPGGVPIVGVDKSRAVRRILGEYGIEPWEAMFVGDSRWDESAMRVVGYPVAYGDSCSYLDSVVKCRVSRLVEVLELVDEIEEKGDCPGFRV; encoded by the coding sequence TTGGCTAGAAGGGTCAAGATCGTACTATTCGACATGGACGGGGTCCTGGTGAGGATCCATAGCAGTTGGGAGTACCTCCACAGGCGCTTCGGCGTCTTGGAGGAGGCCAAGAGGGTCATGCGGGAGTTCCTTGAGGGAAAAATAGACTATATCGAGTGGATGAGGCGGGACACAGAGCTATGGGTCAAGAAGAAGGGCAGGGTCCATATCCGTGAACTCATAGAGGAGTTCAACAATGTCGAGATCGACCCCGAGGTTCCGGTTGTAGGGAGCGGCCTCCACAAGAGGGGTATACTAGTCGGCATCGTCTCCGGGGGGATCGACCTGCTGGCCAGGAGGGTCGCCCGCGTTATTGGCGCCGACGTATGGGTGGCCAACAAGCTGGAGTTCGATAAGAGGGGCTACTTGAAGCCCGGCGGCGTGCCTATTGTTGGCGTGGATAAGTCGAGGGCTGTTAGGAGGATACTGGGAGAGTATGGTATAGAGCCGTGGGAGGCCATGTTCGTGGGGGATAGTAGGTGGGATGAGAGTGCTATGCGGGTCGTGGGCTATCCCGTCGCCTACGGCGACTCGTGTAGCTATCTCGATAGCGTGGTGAAGTGCAGGGTGTCTAGGCTAGTCGAGGTCTTGGAGTTAGTTGATGAAATAGAGGAAAAGGGTGATTGCCCAGGTTTCAGGGTCTAG
- a CDS encoding site-2 protease family protein, with the protein MPGLGTVSGVEWGLDRGLLAFAAILVVFWTIVYSLFRGKRGRVEVHPGYIIARAGISLDPMPEGRKARLFRLYGWASFVILIASAVLFYYYTIDLFLLRYIKPPECSAGVAGFVPFIPGVTMSWQATIYILLALGVAAFFHELAHAYVARAVGLKIRDAGIAFFLFIPGAFVEPDEEELNRAEKRRKIPVYSAGVGANAVIAVIALLLAGALVAGAVITGVDPGSPASEAGLKPGMEILAINGTPVRSVGDVLNILGGMGLPDPTKTLTIDFEVRYNGEVTHVIVHREGNPNAKPCERGRIGITLENEYWPSREVGVFVNLLFIINLSLAIVNAAPLVLPLPGGSILADGAYILKELVEPLLGEKKAMALTVAVGVGTLLLVLSLLSFQRIM; encoded by the coding sequence TTGCCTGGCCTAGGAACGGTATCTGGAGTTGAGTGGGGGTTGGACAGGGGTCTGCTGGCGTTCGCCGCGATACTGGTAGTGTTCTGGACAATAGTCTACTCGCTGTTCCGCGGTAAGAGGGGTAGGGTGGAGGTCCACCCCGGCTATATAATAGCCAGGGCGGGGATAAGCCTCGACCCCATGCCCGAGGGCCGCAAGGCCAGGCTCTTCCGCCTCTACGGGTGGGCCAGCTTCGTAATCCTCATAGCGTCGGCGGTGCTCTTCTACTACTACACGATAGACCTCTTCCTGCTACGATACATCAAGCCCCCCGAGTGCTCCGCGGGGGTCGCCGGCTTCGTCCCCTTCATACCCGGCGTGACCATGTCGTGGCAGGCCACGATATACATACTACTGGCGCTGGGCGTGGCCGCGTTCTTCCACGAGCTAGCTCACGCCTACGTGGCGAGGGCCGTCGGGCTGAAGATAAGGGATGCCGGGATAGCCTTCTTCCTCTTCATACCGGGGGCGTTCGTCGAGCCCGACGAGGAGGAGCTGAATAGAGCCGAGAAGAGGAGGAAGATACCCGTCTATTCCGCCGGCGTCGGGGCCAACGCCGTGATCGCGGTTATAGCGCTACTCCTGGCTGGGGCCCTTGTAGCGGGAGCCGTCATCACCGGGGTTGACCCTGGGAGCCCTGCCAGCGAGGCGGGCTTGAAGCCCGGCATGGAGATCCTCGCCATAAACGGGACTCCTGTTAGGAGTGTTGGGGACGTGTTGAATATACTCGGAGGGATGGGCCTGCCGGACCCCACGAAGACCCTGACAATAGACTTCGAGGTCCGGTACAACGGTGAGGTAACCCATGTAATCGTGCATAGAGAGGGTAACCCCAACGCGAAGCCCTGTGAGCGTGGGAGGATAGGCATAACCCTTGAGAACGAGTACTGGCCTAGCAGAGAAGTCGGCGTGTTCGTGAACCTGCTCTTCATAATAAACCTGAGCCTCGCCATAGTTAACGCCGCCCCCCTGGTGCTCCCACTACCGGGCGGCTCGATCCTGGCCGACGGAGCCTACATCCTTAAAGAGCTCGTGGAGCCTCTCCTAGGCGAGAAGAAGGCCATGGCCCTGACCGTAGCGGTTGGCGTAGGGACCCTCTTGCTGGTCCTATCGCTCCTGAGCTTCCAGAGGATAATGTAG
- a CDS encoding thioesterase, producing the protein MQEEIEVREESHRACAMEFTVGEEHLALHLKERGRRVLSTPCLVLMMEVTARTCLDLALPAGKTSVGYRVDVRHRKSVGEGEKVRVEARLVSFDGRRALFHVTAYSRGEVVGEAIHERYVVD; encoded by the coding sequence TTGCAGGAGGAGATAGAGGTCAGGGAGGAGTCCCATAGGGCCTGTGCAATGGAGTTCACCGTTGGGGAGGAGCACCTGGCGCTCCACCTAAAGGAGAGGGGGCGCCGCGTGCTATCGACTCCCTGCCTCGTCCTAATGATGGAGGTAACCGCCAGGACCTGCCTAGACCTAGCCCTCCCCGCCGGTAAGACTAGCGTCGGCTACAGGGTCGACGTGAGGCATAGGAAGAGCGTTGGGGAGGGGGAGAAGGTGAGGGTGGAGGCCAGGCTGGTGTCCTTCGATGGTAGGAGGGCGTTGTTCCACGTGACGGCCTATAGCCGCGGCGAGGTCGTCGGCGAGGCCATACACGAGCGCTACGTGGTGGATTAG